From one Pedobacter faecalis genomic stretch:
- a CDS encoding FHA domain-containing protein, with product MFNLFNKNTPDKPRDIKAIREAMLFFIKQEMQKMEGGEGRSIKGLQLCIACLPEERYLYDAAVFSAEENRFKQELQRLADDFAIDLPERWTLDIAFLDELPEGAVKMDQLDVALCIKMPEITITQKSDTAFLRVLNGEAEQQEYTISAADGRINIGRERMAQDQDGFVRENHIAFPDGSSNQANKYVSRQHAHIIWNEESAAFMLFADDGGVPPRNKVKVKSPSEHNPVKLTFTELGHALQEGDQIILGESAVLEFSYSSHQSATV from the coding sequence ATGTTCAATCTTTTTAATAAGAACACCCCGGATAAACCGAGGGATATAAAAGCGATCAGGGAAGCCATGCTGTTTTTCATAAAACAGGAGATGCAGAAAATGGAGGGCGGCGAAGGACGGTCGATAAAAGGCTTGCAGCTGTGCATCGCCTGTTTGCCGGAAGAGCGTTACCTATACGACGCTGCGGTTTTCTCAGCGGAAGAGAATCGCTTTAAACAGGAGCTGCAGCGGCTGGCGGATGATTTTGCTATTGACCTGCCCGAACGTTGGACGCTGGATATTGCCTTTCTGGATGAATTGCCAGAAGGCGCTGTGAAAATGGATCAGTTGGATGTGGCACTCTGCATAAAAATGCCGGAGATCACCATTACACAAAAGTCGGACACCGCTTTTCTGCGCGTTCTGAACGGCGAAGCGGAACAACAAGAATATACCATAAGTGCTGCCGACGGACGTATTAACATCGGCAGGGAACGGATGGCGCAGGATCAGGATGGCTTTGTGCGTGAAAACCACATTGCCTTTCCGGACGGCAGCAGCAACCAGGCCAATAAGTATGTGAGCCGACAGCACGCACATATCATCTGGAATGAGGAGAGCGCTGCCTTCATGCTGTTTGCCGACGACGGAGGCGTGCCGCCGAGGAACAAGGTAAAGGTAAAATCGCCCTCGGAGCATAACCCGGTGAAACTGACCTTTACTGAACTGGGACATGCGCTGCAGGAGGGTGATCAGATTATTCTGGGCGAGTCGGCCGTGCTGGAATTTAGTTATAGCTCACACCAATCTGCAACAGTCTGA
- a CDS encoding serine/threonine protein kinase, translating to MAKVFTITEGLENMGALRTGGQGSVYKGKRTGAIITAVKLLPTPIHSEDHEDKHFRDFKNEVEKLKKVNENPSPNVVKILSSGLTESGALPFIEMEYIEGPELEELLKPPHQPVFSIRESLKLAQQLAAALAHCHRVGVKHGDIKSNNVKFNASTGNYVLLDFGLAVMSDEQRRTSLRNAGAVEFMAPEQHEGEMLFQSDVYSYGIILYELLAGTVPFPLINSHDTSRNMVMLAHIEKEIPDLLALREARLPESWSDDKRSHEMRVPPWLLQVIYKCLEKRPENRFANGTELYETICGYMEAADRNEDAAIMLDAYKEQNEKLLATVKRYERLNKAKWWIAAAAVILLVLSFLGVAALFDDRADLPQNGVLPDTSTQAQQLADTAAAPKSDTVRNTVVQPPPVNKKPKDPKKNRRTKDGLVDDVPYF from the coding sequence ATGGCGAAAGTATTTACGATAACGGAAGGGCTCGAGAACATGGGAGCGCTGCGTACAGGCGGCCAGGGTTCTGTGTATAAAGGTAAACGAACGGGTGCCATTATTACCGCCGTAAAATTGTTGCCTACGCCCATCCATTCTGAGGATCACGAGGACAAACATTTCCGGGATTTCAAGAATGAGGTGGAAAAGCTTAAGAAGGTTAACGAAAACCCAAGTCCGAATGTCGTGAAAATCCTGAGCTCGGGCCTCACCGAGAGCGGTGCCCTCCCTTTTATAGAGATGGAGTATATCGAGGGCCCCGAGTTGGAGGAATTACTTAAACCGCCGCATCAGCCGGTGTTCAGCATCAGGGAAAGCTTGAAGCTTGCCCAGCAGTTGGCCGCTGCGCTGGCGCATTGTCACCGTGTGGGCGTGAAGCACGGTGATATAAAGAGCAATAACGTGAAGTTTAACGCGAGCACAGGCAACTATGTACTGCTGGATTTTGGTCTGGCCGTGATGTCGGACGAGCAGCGCAGAACGAGTTTGCGGAACGCTGGGGCCGTGGAGTTTATGGCTCCTGAACAGCATGAAGGCGAAATGCTCTTTCAAAGCGATGTTTACAGCTATGGTATTATCCTATATGAATTGCTGGCTGGTACTGTACCCTTCCCACTCATTAACAGTCACGATACCTCGCGCAACATGGTGATGCTTGCGCATATAGAAAAAGAAATACCGGATCTGCTGGCTTTGAGAGAGGCGCGCTTGCCTGAAAGCTGGTCGGACGACAAGCGAAGTCACGAAATGCGGGTTCCACCCTGGTTGCTGCAGGTCATTTACAAATGCCTGGAAAAGCGCCCGGAGAACCGGTTTGCCAACGGCACGGAACTTTATGAGACTATCTGCGGCTATATGGAAGCTGCTGATCGGAATGAAGATGCGGCCATCATGCTTGACGCTTACAAGGAGCAGAATGAAAAGCTTTTGGCTACGGTGAAACGGTATGAAAGGTTGAACAAAGCGAAGTGGTGGATAGCTGCGGCGGCCGTAATACTTCTCGTGTTAAGCTTTTTGGGAGTGGCGGCATTGTTCGACGATCGGGCTGACTTGCCCCAAAATGGAGTTCTGCCTGACACCAGCACCCAGGCACAGCAATTGGCTGATACTGCAGCCGCGCCTAAAAGCGATACAGTGCGGAATACGGTTGTACAGCCGCCACCTGTGAATAAAAAGCCTAAGGATCCGAAGAAAAATAGGCGGACAAAAGATGGATTAGTTGATGATGTACCTTATTTTTAG
- a CDS encoding APC family permease has product MEAQSHDGTFKRELGLLDGTMLVVGSMIGSGIFIVSADIARNVGSAGWLILVWVLTAVITMIAAVSYGELSAMFPKAGGQYIYLKEAYNKLIAFLYGWSLFAVIQTGTIAAVGVAFSKFAAYLYEPFSDENILWTAGSFQLNAAQIVSIITIVLLTYLNSRGVKNSKMLQTILTIIKILSLFGLIVFGFSLAASSEVWNANWADAWQPRAFDTSSLSWADVSGTLLVSGIAAAMVGSLFSSDAWNGVTFIAGEIKNPQRNVGLSLFLGTFIVSVIYILANLMYISVLPLNEIATAKSDRVAVVAAQSIFGPAGTVIIALMIMISTFACNNGLIMAGARVYYTMAKDGLFFKQAARLNSADVPGRALWVQSVWASVLCLTGKYGALLDFVVIIVLVFYILTIYGIFILRRKMPEAERPYKAFGYPFLPAFYIITASALCIALLIFKTSTCGWGVVIMLIGIPVYYLTGRKTS; this is encoded by the coding sequence ATGGAAGCACAGTCGCACGACGGCACGTTTAAAAGAGAACTTGGGTTACTCGACGGAACCATGCTTGTAGTCGGATCCATGATAGGGTCGGGCATCTTTATTGTCAGTGCGGATATCGCACGCAATGTAGGTTCGGCGGGCTGGCTGATACTCGTATGGGTTCTCACAGCGGTTATTACCATGATCGCCGCAGTCAGTTATGGTGAGCTAAGTGCAATGTTTCCAAAAGCCGGTGGACAATACATCTACCTAAAAGAAGCTTACAACAAACTCATAGCCTTCTTGTATGGTTGGAGTCTCTTCGCTGTCATACAAACCGGAACCATTGCAGCGGTCGGCGTCGCATTTTCAAAGTTTGCCGCATACCTCTACGAACCTTTCAGCGATGAAAATATTCTCTGGACAGCAGGCTCCTTCCAGCTCAATGCCGCCCAGATCGTATCTATCATCACTATTGTGCTGCTTACTTATCTGAACAGCAGGGGAGTTAAAAACAGTAAGATGCTGCAGACTATCCTCACCATCATTAAGATATTATCACTATTTGGTCTCATTGTTTTTGGATTCAGCCTGGCAGCAAGTTCCGAAGTATGGAATGCCAACTGGGCCGACGCCTGGCAGCCACGTGCTTTCGACACCAGCTCCCTGAGTTGGGCAGATGTGAGCGGTACCCTCCTTGTGTCAGGTATTGCTGCAGCTATGGTAGGTTCCCTTTTTTCCAGCGACGCCTGGAACGGAGTTACTTTTATTGCCGGAGAAATCAAAAATCCCCAGCGCAACGTCGGATTAAGCCTCTTTCTTGGAACTTTTATCGTCAGTGTGATTTATATCCTGGCCAACCTGATGTATATCTCCGTTCTTCCCCTGAACGAAATAGCCACAGCAAAATCTGACCGGGTTGCAGTAGTGGCCGCTCAGTCAATTTTCGGGCCTGCAGGAACCGTCATTATTGCCCTCATGATTATGATATCCACCTTTGCGTGCAACAACGGACTTATTATGGCAGGGGCTAGGGTATATTACACTATGGCCAAAGACGGGTTGTTTTTCAAACAGGCAGCACGTCTAAATTCAGCAGATGTACCCGGACGCGCATTGTGGGTACAAAGTGTTTGGGCCTCCGTACTATGTCTCACCGGGAAATACGGCGCATTGCTCGATTTTGTGGTGATTATCGTGCTCGTCTTTTATATTCTGACTATATACGGCATTTTTATCTTAAGGCGGAAAATGCCAGAGGCCGAGCGGCCCTATAAAGCGTTTGGCTATCCCTTTCTTCCTGCCTTCTATATCATCACCGCATCCGCACTATGCATTGCCTTGCTGATATTTAAGACAAGCACATGCGGATGGGGTGTTGTGATTATGTTAATCGGAATTCCGGTCTATTATTTAACCGGCCGCAAGACTAGTTAA
- a CDS encoding PP2C family protein-serine/threonine phosphatase: MDKSYFGLTDPGRVRDNNEDTFIAEKTKNNDVVIACVIDGVGGYAGGEIASAIARKSIIQFLNRPNADYPALMRDAIIAADEDIRAEKIKNNGHEQMACVLTLAVADLDKNQFWYAHVGDTRLYLLRDRSLVKISKDQSFVGFMEDSGRLTEEEAMRHPKRNEINKALGFGISIAAQQDYIETGHSPFLPGDVLLVCSDGLSDMVNRQQMTDILNSPASLQQKAEALVKAANLNGGLDNITVVLVKNDKQSAQHEPAMPASKNRKQRVAPTPLADKVENSDPRTAQWEGDRLSATQGARQETVRSNTGWITLLSILCVAMAGVIAFLLWQNNRAELRSMQQRKLSVIKPPRNAQEKKLQDTINKLNQNVLILTDSLFKSPIQITEPLQIDRDTLYLIAEKNIRLVADSTFKGIPINVRPANKHLRLENFTFQNFSTAITSGSNALEFRKVRFINTPNAVQSVFRFPSGSSVSGSVPASTFTTDSLPEKMN, from the coding sequence ATGGATAAGAGTTACTTTGGACTAACAGACCCGGGCCGGGTTAGGGACAACAATGAGGATACTTTCATTGCGGAGAAAACCAAAAACAATGATGTTGTTATTGCCTGCGTGATCGACGGCGTGGGGGGCTATGCCGGGGGCGAAATCGCTTCGGCTATTGCCAGGAAATCAATCATACAATTTCTGAACCGTCCTAATGCGGATTATCCTGCGCTGATGCGGGATGCCATTATTGCCGCGGATGAGGATATACGCGCTGAAAAAATCAAGAACAACGGTCATGAACAAATGGCCTGTGTGCTTACCCTCGCGGTAGCTGATCTGGACAAAAACCAATTCTGGTATGCCCATGTTGGGGATACGCGGCTGTATTTGCTGCGCGACCGCTCGCTGGTCAAGATCTCCAAAGATCAGTCGTTCGTTGGTTTTATGGAGGACAGTGGGCGGCTGACCGAAGAGGAGGCCATGCGCCACCCGAAGCGCAATGAGATTAACAAGGCGCTGGGTTTCGGGATAAGTATTGCCGCCCAGCAGGATTATATTGAAACGGGTCATTCTCCCTTTTTGCCCGGTGATGTGTTGCTGGTGTGCAGTGACGGACTGAGTGATATGGTGAACCGGCAGCAGATGACGGACATTTTGAACAGTCCGGCTTCGCTGCAGCAAAAGGCGGAGGCCCTGGTTAAGGCAGCAAACCTGAACGGTGGTCTGGATAATATCACAGTAGTGCTTGTGAAGAATGATAAGCAGTCGGCCCAACACGAACCAGCCATGCCGGCGAGCAAAAACCGGAAGCAGCGTGTCGCCCCTACGCCGCTTGCGGATAAGGTCGAAAATTCTGACCCCCGGACGGCGCAGTGGGAAGGCGACAGGCTTTCTGCCACGCAGGGTGCCAGGCAAGAGACCGTACGCAGCAATACTGGCTGGATTACGCTGCTCTCTATTCTCTGCGTTGCTATGGCGGGCGTGATCGCTTTCTTGCTTTGGCAGAACAATCGCGCAGAACTTCGCAGTATGCAGCAGCGTAAACTAAGTGTCATAAAGCCACCGAGGAATGCACAGGAGAAAAAGTTGCAGGACACGATCAATAAGCTGAACCAGAATGTGCTGATCTTGACGGATTCTCTGTTTAAATCGCCGATACAGATCACAGAGCCCTTACAGATTGATCGCGATACACTGTACCTGATTGCAGAAAAGAATATTAGGTTGGTGGCAGATTCTACATTTAAAGGCATTCCGATCAATGTGAGGCCGGCCAATAAGCACCTGCGTCTGGAGAACTTCACCTTTCAGAACTTTTCGACTGCGATTACCTCGGGCAGCAATGCGCTTGAATTCAGGAAGGTGCGGTTTATTAACACGCCCAACGCTGTGCAAAGCGTATTCCGCTTTCCATCCGGCAGCTCCGTTAGCGGATCTGTTCCTGCCAGCACATTCACAACCGATTCCTTACCTGAAAAGATGAATTAA
- a CDS encoding FtsW/RodA/SpoVE family cell cycle protein translates to MRFLFLIISIVLGALFFTLYNHLQDGFDEVPSRLRNGTMINLNDKQPGKRMRQLLEKGYYFEDPRDMALVERVVATASKPAGLVLDNVGEINKSRYFVDADMAFAEGGKSFKRRVLDSRALLGYTGEDSLRFTQERTNPPKLPAVADMKKGAYSITGKIVDSLDRPVAGVLVKLHMVLPQDSTYAEDEVGIKTLGLTAYVRTDGNGSYAFMHLPDGKAYQVLPLQPGSQFGRSQGVQVLDSDVSFVFRQSPHSIRLFSVRDFKILKKERSLIVRTAEEFNQWFLIIAGSFFFGFFLLKAILAWKFPQADQLLLPVIMLMTGLSFISLLSLQDPLRDRFLARDTLTFFGIGIGGIIVMLMVKFRRLTVDSGFYRMFILGRSSGKASGWQWAIASLVLLGLTVAFGSGPEGSGVKVNLFGVQPSELVKYGIILFLAGFFASNEKFITEYSSWHKRWYFFSFALVAMVLAILLYLTLGDLGPAMVVCFTFIILFSFSRGDFAMMMVAIITYTLSVWFLNIWLGSLLTAVLLTLAMIFYEKRTSESAIMIIMVMAGFLLIDQIPYLDKLIPGPVNRLNERKSIWQDPWNNEVYGGDQVANGIWAMAGGGISGQGVGEGFAKNIPEAHTDMILPAIGEEFGWAGVVSIFILFLIFLNRAVVIGRQTGTPFLFYLCSGIGISMFVQFLLIAGGSTGALPLSGVALPFISYGGSSLVANMLATGALLSISVIRGTPVQMEFITRQQDRNLVPALLSASIAILLLTFTVSRYIIDNKRWVVQPALVADRSGLRMFSYNPRISILMNKLEAGQLYDRKGRILATSNPDFVRKQRKTLQAAGVNYNLDSAEHKRVDRYYPFEEQTFFWTGDMNTGVFTGSTNGYFAEYEHAAELRGFRTPTASFSTKASKYRENRFLPRGVKEMTVSKRDYAALAPLLLAGINSADVDAFKKRNRDVKLTIDARLQATIQQSIAKDDSLQNNRVSVVIMEDNTGDVLTSAVYPLPPVKDWELLTMSAAEQNRLSGWYTNSDLGFTYATQPGSTAKLVTTMAAFNKLGLAAAERKFPVAAHERIRTKGLEPDETGLISLERALVKSNNVYYIKLANEEHLEEDMARLYLKTGMFLHGVGGYYYEKGAQNAEQEKEWFSLWRETEFNTKPRYDPARIRRTRAKGISGMAWGQGELIATPAAVARVAMGVANKGTLVPNRYVLKVSDSATSVKPGIKLAENPRYAELMKDYMLKQSAGKVWTLKMNVAGKTGTPERIWKQEQINDGWYVFFVPKKDGQGHVVTCIRIESTKGSSKAVLLAGQHVIPALLKLGYIKDFKEELEKGKKKQTANKIKADEYVQSF, encoded by the coding sequence ATGCGCTTTCTGTTTTTGATCATATCTATTGTTTTAGGCGCACTGTTTTTTACGTTATATAACCACCTTCAGGATGGTTTTGACGAGGTGCCCTCGCGTTTAAGGAACGGCACCATGATAAACCTGAACGACAAGCAACCGGGAAAACGAATGCGCCAGTTGCTCGAGAAGGGTTATTATTTTGAGGACCCGCGCGATATGGCGCTGGTGGAGCGTGTGGTAGCAACGGCTAGTAAACCGGCCGGACTGGTACTCGACAATGTGGGTGAGATTAATAAAAGCCGGTATTTCGTAGATGCCGATATGGCTTTTGCAGAGGGTGGTAAAAGTTTTAAGCGCCGGGTACTCGACTCGAGGGCGCTACTGGGCTATACGGGCGAAGATTCGCTGCGTTTTACGCAGGAGCGTACAAATCCGCCTAAGCTTCCTGCTGTTGCGGATATGAAGAAGGGGGCATACAGCATTACCGGGAAGATTGTGGACTCGCTGGACCGACCGGTGGCGGGTGTATTGGTTAAGCTGCACATGGTGTTGCCTCAGGACAGCACCTACGCTGAAGATGAAGTGGGTATAAAGACGCTGGGCCTGACTGCTTATGTACGTACAGATGGGAATGGCAGCTATGCCTTTATGCACCTGCCTGATGGTAAGGCTTACCAGGTTTTGCCTCTGCAGCCGGGCTCGCAGTTTGGCCGTTCCCAGGGTGTGCAAGTGCTCGACAGTGATGTGTCTTTTGTTTTCCGGCAAAGTCCGCATAGCATACGCTTGTTTTCGGTAAGGGATTTTAAAATTCTGAAAAAAGAACGCTCACTCATTGTACGGACGGCGGAAGAGTTTAATCAGTGGTTCCTCATTATTGCCGGATCCTTCTTCTTTGGTTTCTTCCTGCTCAAGGCTATCCTGGCATGGAAGTTTCCCCAGGCAGATCAGTTGCTCCTTCCGGTAATTATGCTCATGACGGGCTTATCGTTCATCTCTCTTCTCAGTTTGCAGGACCCATTGCGCGACCGCTTTCTGGCCAGAGATACACTGACGTTTTTTGGTATAGGTATAGGCGGCATTATTGTCATGCTGATGGTTAAGTTCAGGCGACTTACGGTGGACTCTGGCTTTTACCGGATGTTTATTCTTGGCCGGAGCAGCGGGAAGGCCAGCGGATGGCAATGGGCCATTGCCTCGCTCGTTCTTCTTGGCTTAACAGTCGCTTTCGGCAGCGGTCCGGAAGGTAGCGGGGTTAAGGTAAACCTGTTTGGCGTTCAACCCAGCGAACTGGTAAAATATGGCATTATTTTATTCCTTGCCGGCTTTTTCGCCAGCAATGAAAAGTTCATCACAGAATACAGCAGCTGGCACAAGCGCTGGTACTTCTTCTCTTTCGCGCTGGTGGCGATGGTGCTCGCCATTCTCCTGTATCTCACCCTGGGTGATTTGGGTCCGGCGATGGTGGTATGTTTTACATTTATTATTTTATTCTCCTTTTCAAGGGGCGATTTTGCGATGATGATGGTAGCCATCATCACCTATACTTTGTCGGTTTGGTTCCTGAACATCTGGCTGGGCAGTCTGCTTACAGCTGTGTTACTGACGCTTGCGATGATTTTCTATGAAAAGCGCACCAGTGAATCGGCCATCATGATTATTATGGTTATGGCTGGTTTCCTGCTTATCGATCAGATTCCGTATTTGGATAAACTGATACCGGGGCCGGTGAACCGCCTGAATGAGAGAAAGTCGATCTGGCAGGATCCATGGAATAACGAGGTGTATGGGGGCGACCAGGTGGCGAACGGTATTTGGGCTATGGCTGGCGGGGGCATCAGCGGACAGGGTGTTGGCGAGGGCTTCGCTAAGAATATACCTGAGGCGCATACGGACATGATCCTTCCGGCTATAGGTGAAGAGTTTGGTTGGGCAGGTGTGGTTAGTATTTTCATTTTGTTCCTTATTTTTCTGAACCGGGCTGTAGTGATTGGTCGGCAGACGGGTACGCCCTTCCTCTTCTATTTATGTTCGGGCATTGGCATCAGTATGTTTGTACAGTTCCTCTTGATTGCAGGGGGTTCTACAGGAGCCCTGCCTTTGTCGGGCGTTGCCCTACCCTTTATCAGTTACGGCGGCTCCTCGCTGGTGGCGAACATGCTGGCAACGGGTGCGTTGCTTTCCATCTCTGTGATCAGGGGAACCCCGGTGCAGATGGAGTTTATTACCCGGCAGCAGGACCGCAACCTCGTGCCTGCTTTGTTGTCGGCCAGTATTGCGATACTGCTGCTGACTTTCACGGTTTCGCGTTATATTATTGATAATAAAAGATGGGTGGTGCAACCGGCTCTGGTGGCCGACCGCAGCGGGCTTCGCATGTTTAGCTACAATCCGCGCATCTCTATCTTAATGAATAAATTGGAGGCGGGGCAGTTGTACGATCGTAAAGGGCGCATACTGGCTACAAGCAATCCTGATTTTGTGCGCAAGCAGCGTAAAACTTTGCAGGCAGCCGGCGTAAACTACAATCTGGACTCGGCAGAACATAAACGGGTAGACCGCTACTACCCTTTTGAAGAGCAGACGTTCTTCTGGACCGGCGACATGAATACCGGTGTGTTTACCGGCAGTACGAACGGCTATTTTGCCGAGTACGAACACGCTGCGGAACTCCGGGGTTTCCGGACACCAACGGCTTCGTTTAGCACTAAGGCTAGCAAATACCGCGAAAACCGCTTCCTGCCTCGGGGTGTTAAAGAGATGACGGTGAGTAAGCGCGACTACGCGGCCCTGGCCCCGCTCCTGCTGGCGGGCATTAACAGTGCCGATGTGGATGCCTTCAAAAAACGTAACCGCGATGTGAAACTGACGATTGATGCCAGGTTGCAGGCCACGATACAGCAGTCGATAGCCAAAGATGATTCGCTGCAGAACAACAGGGTATCGGTGGTGATTATGGAAGACAATACCGGCGATGTGCTTACCTCGGCGGTGTATCCGCTGCCACCGGTGAAGGACTGGGAGCTTCTGACCATGAGCGCTGCAGAACAGAACCGCTTGTCGGGATGGTATACCAACAGCGACCTTGGTTTTACTTACGCTACGCAGCCGGGGTCGACCGCCAAACTGGTGACCACCATGGCGGCGTTTAACAAGTTGGGTTTGGCGGCGGCCGAGCGAAAATTTCCGGTGGCTGCGCATGAAAGGATCCGGACTAAAGGCTTGGAACCTGATGAGACTGGCTTGATCAGTCTTGAACGGGCCTTGGTAAAGTCGAACAACGTGTACTATATCAAACTGGCCAACGAGGAGCACCTGGAGGAGGATATGGCCCGCCTTTATCTGAAAACAGGAATGTTCCTGCATGGGGTTGGCGGTTATTATTATGAAAAGGGTGCGCAAAACGCCGAGCAGGAGAAGGAATGGTTTTCACTGTGGAGGGAGACGGAGTTTAACACCAAACCGCGTTATGATCCGGCAAGGATACGCCGGACCCGGGCGAAGGGGATTTCGGGCATGGCATGGGGACAGGGTGAACTGATTGCTACCCCCGCGGCCGTGGCGCGCGTGGCGATGGGCGTTGCCAACAAGGGCACGCTGGTACCGAATCGTTATGTGCTGAAGGTAAGTGATTCTGCAACTTCAGTGAAACCGGGTATAAAACTTGCTGAAAACCCTAGGTATGCTGAACTAATGAAAGATTATATGCTGAAGCAGAGTGCGGGTAAAGTGTGGACGCTGAAAATGAATGTTGCCGGAAAAACGGGTACACCGGAACGGATATGGAAGCAGGAGCAGATTAACGATGGCTGGTACGTTTTCTTTGTGCCAAAGAAAGATGGTCAGGGACATGTGGTGACCTGCATTCGTATTGAATCGACCAAAGGTTCCAGCAAAGCGGTGTTGCTTGCTGGCCAGCATGTGATCCCTGCCCTGCTTAAGCTGGGATATATCAAGGATTTTAAAGAGGAATTGGAAAAAGGTAAGAAAAAGCAAACAGCAAATAAGATTAAAGCCGATGAGTATGTTCAATCTTTTTAA
- a CDS encoding serine/threonine protein kinase produces MSKVFTIAEGLENLGALRTGGQGSVYKGKRLGEIITAVKILPTPILSEDMSDRNYRTFKNEVEKLKKVNEVPNPNVVKIMNYGLTESGSFPFIEMDYIEGPDLGDLLKPPHEPVFTIRETIKVAEHLASALAHCHKVGVKHGDIKSNNVKFNTATGNYILFDFGLSIMSDEQRRSSIRYAGAVEFMAPEQHDGEMFFQTDVYSYGVILYELLAGSVPFPQINNSETHRNAVMLSHMEKPVPDLLDLRRQNIPEGWSAETKAEEMNVPAWLLNLIRKCLEKLPEKRYADGIALQNALIHHRELVAPPMETPSLALPEPEEASPDAVRVSKPIFYVMVLALVALTLFAAYSIYLNDINQRQLAYYTDSLSNTPDTTSLVAETIPEDTVNTIKPIITDTAALQGSTDVDSLKQIYEAQMGAEQPTEQQSAIPKENTSKNKDIVLVSEGVRYQLPKGTLFFYDAPQTDASKRGVFGLWTMNKFSVVDEQNGFIYVTHTNNDGEVTKGWLNKADLKEVP; encoded by the coding sequence ATGAGCAAAGTATTTACCATAGCAGAGGGGCTTGAAAACCTGGGTGCGCTGCGTACGGGCGGACAAGGTTCTGTGTATAAGGGTAAGCGGTTGGGCGAAATCATTACTGCGGTAAAGATATTGCCTACGCCGATCCTCTCGGAGGACATGTCGGACAGGAACTACCGCACGTTTAAAAATGAGGTGGAAAAGCTAAAGAAGGTAAATGAGGTTCCGAACCCGAACGTAGTTAAGATCATGAATTACGGGCTCACCGAAAGTGGCTCCTTCCCGTTCATAGAAATGGACTATATAGAGGGTCCAGATCTTGGTGATCTACTGAAACCTCCTCATGAGCCGGTATTTACAATAAGGGAAACGATTAAGGTGGCCGAGCACCTAGCCAGCGCTTTAGCACATTGCCATAAAGTGGGTGTTAAACATGGCGATATCAAGAGCAATAACGTGAAGTTTAACACGGCAACAGGCAACTATATTTTATTTGACTTTGGCTTGTCGATCATGTCGGACGAGCAGCGGCGGAGTAGTATACGCTATGCCGGTGCGGTTGAATTTATGGCGCCCGAACAGCATGATGGAGAAATGTTCTTTCAGACGGATGTGTATAGTTATGGTGTAATTCTGTATGAACTGCTTGCAGGCTCAGTACCCTTCCCACAGATCAACAACAGTGAGACACACCGGAATGCGGTGATGCTTTCCCATATGGAAAAGCCAGTGCCCGACTTGCTAGACCTTCGGCGTCAGAACATCCCCGAGGGCTGGTCGGCCGAAACAAAAGCTGAGGAGATGAACGTGCCGGCCTGGCTTCTTAATCTGATCAGGAAGTGCCTGGAAAAACTTCCTGAAAAAAGGTATGCAGACGGCATAGCGCTTCAAAATGCGCTGATTCATCACAGAGAACTTGTCGCCCCACCTATGGAGACCCCTAGCCTGGCTTTACCCGAACCTGAGGAGGCCTCGCCAGACGCGGTAAGGGTTTCCAAGCCAATATTCTACGTGATGGTATTAGCGCTGGTTGCGCTGACGTTATTTGCGGCTTATTCTATCTATCTGAACGATATTAATCAGCGGCAGCTTGCATACTATACAGATAGCCTGAGCAATACGCCAGATACGACATCGCTTGTCGCGGAAACGATACCGGAAGACACGGTAAATACCATTAAGCCTATCATTACAGATACGGCAGCGCTACAGGGCAGCACGGATGTAGACAGTCTTAAACAAATCTATGAGGCGCAAATGGGTGCCGAGCAGCCAACGGAGCAGCAGTCTGCAATTCCAAAAGAAAACACGTCAAAAAACAAAGACATTGTACTGGTTAGTGAAGGTGTTCGTTATCAGCTGCCCAAAGGCACCCTGTTCTTTTACGATGCCCCTCAAACGGATGCGTCTAAGCGCGGGGTGTTCGGTTTATGGACCATGAATAAGTTTAGCGTAGTAGATGAACAGAATGGTTTTATTTATGTAACCCACACGAATAATGATGGCGAGGTTACAAAAGGCTGGCTTAATAAAGCCGACCTGAAAGAGGTTCCATAA